Within Vicia villosa cultivar HV-30 ecotype Madison, WI linkage group LG1, Vvil1.0, whole genome shotgun sequence, the genomic segment TAGTATGCCCCCAAGTAATCCATAGTGGTAAAACCAAAACAACACTTGGATAGTTTAGCATAAAGAGAGTGGTGTTGCATCAATTTCAAAACTTTAGTCAAGTGCAGCCAGTGAGTAGACCATGTAGGGATATACACTAATATATCATCAAAGAACACCCAAGTGACCTTTGAAGTTGTGCTTGGAAAACATGATTCATGAGACTTTGGAATGAAACCGGTGCGTTAAAAAGGCCAAATGGCATCACGAGCCATTCATAAAGATCTTAGTGTGTTCTGAAAACCGTCTTGTGTCTGTCTTCTGGTTTGACAAGTATTTGATGAAATCCCAAGCAAAGGTCCAGTTTAGAGAAATAGTATGCACCATGCAGCTCATCCAAGAGTTCATCCATTGTGGGGATAGGTAAACTGCCTTTGATTTTAATAGAGTTCAAGGCTCTATAATCCGTGCAAAAGCACTACAAACTGTCCTTTTTTACTAGCAATATCGATGAAGAGAAGGGGTTGTTGCTAGGTTGAATGATGCCTTGGTGAAGTGTGTTGCCTTGTATCATGACAGGCAAATCAGAGATGTAATCCATAATGGGCAGAGAGTTACCGATACTCACCATTACTTGAAATTGTGCAGTTGATTGAATAAGTAGCTGGAGACAATTTGCAATTTTGGGTTGCAAAAAGTTATCGGAACTCCCACAACACAGTGATAGAAATACCTTGAATCTGCCGTTGGAATCTCATAGTGCCAATGCCGTGTGAGACATTCAACACATTCAAGGATAAGTGATGTTCTGAATCCCCAAGGTGGCGATGTCCTGGTGTGGTATTAATTTGAGGTTCAGGGAGTTGGTTATTGTCATCCTCCTCAATTTGAAACAAGAAGTAATGACAGTTTGGGCATTTGTGGTTGATGAGGAATTTGTCGTTGCAATAGTAGAAGAGCCCTTGTCTCCGCGTAATTGCATCTTGGCTCTAGTGATGCTCTTTAATGGATTTGATTTAGTGGTAGGATTGGGGGCGGTTTGGGGTTCGGTAAAGTAGGAGAGGCAGGTTGAGGTCGTGGAATAGGGTATGAGGACGGAAAATGGTAGGGTTTCAAATTGGTCGGGATTGAGGGTTTTGGTGGTTGTGGTGAATATTTGTCCTCAAAGTTTGGCAAAGACGAATGCACGGGACAGGGATGATGGGGTTTGGGCTATGCATATCTTTTGATATCGGGCTTAAGTCCACTTACAAAACAAGCAAGAATGGTTTTTGGGGTCAGACCTTGGGCTCTATTGGCAAGCATAGTGATTCGTGAATGTGGAATAATACTCGCAGCAACAGTGTTTGTTTGGGTGAGTATGAATAAGGTGGGTCGTGGGGATTCATGTGAACATGGCCCACAAATGAAAGGACGGGTTACGAGATATCATCTGAAACCACGGGACAACGTCTTTTTCCATGTGCACGGCGGCGATGATTAGACGATGGTGTCCGGTGTCGCaaagtaataaaaaaattgttctgcCTTAAAAATCCAGTTCATCACCTAAAATCCATCAAAACGGGGGAAGTCCAGTTTGATGTTACGTACCTATAAGGGTTGATGCGATGAGTGCGTCAACGAAATGGAGTTCTTTCCACCTGGTAGTTGAGATGCATAAAGAGATGTGAGCTGATGCTCGACCTGTTCCATTTGATCTTGGTTGATGTGACGATAATTCATATACTCGTTGTGTCGACGATTGGTTTCCTCCATGAACTTGTGTACGGTTTTGGTGAGTTCAGCTATGGAGGTTTCCATGCTCTTCATGCAAGTATTCTAAACCATGGCAGAGAAAAATGAAAGCACCTAATGTTATGTTTAGAGAAAACAGAACAATTGGGATGTGAATATGTACTAGCCTTTTGTAATAAAACAGTACAATCGGAGAACAGTGGAATTATTACATGAACTTGGCTCTGCCAAATGAAGAATGAAAGTACAGGAAATATTACAGAAAGCTAACAGCTCAGAGGGAGAAgagacccccccccccccccccccccccccactcaTAACACGTCATTCGAGTCAGATTGTTAGACATGTCTTCATCCTGAAATTTAGAAGCCGTGCATTTGAGCTTTTACATGTTAAAAAGTTCATGAGACGTTTTGATGATTTGTGTATATGTAATTATGCTGgattacatttattttttttcaactttttccTCTCAATCTAAAACATGGTAAACTGGCAAGGTTATGCCTCCAATTTATTTGCTTACAATTATTTTGGCTGTTAGCCCTTCTTTTGTTTTATATGGCAgtcttttgatttttttggttatcttattttactttttgggtgattcaaattttataaattaaaatagaacTGGTTATTCTTTTGAGAACATACTTTGGAGATAGTTTTGATAtacttttgttgttttgttttaacTTATAAgatatgatatttaattttgaGCAGCCACCTCTGTGGTCTGTAGTTGTACCTCTTTGTCTGTCTTCATTGCTTGTGATACAGCACATTTAGTGCTTGGTTGATAGGGTTGGTTTAGTCCCACATCGCACAGTCATATGGTCTTTGCAGTGCTTATAAGTCTCATCACATCTTACAGGTCGGTTTTGTGAGGGTTGAGTTAGATCCTTAGCCTGAATTCTAAGATTGTAACAAAGCCTATATCAGATCAGTTTGTTGGGCCCTCCCTGCATCGTCCATGCTTCAGGGAAATCGGATATTGTTGTGAGGGTGTTGGAAAGTCCACCCTAACTGTGGCCAACCCTGCAATTTATTATTGGGCCACTTCATCTGCCTTAATTGCAACGGCACAACACCTTTATTGTGTTTGGCTGAGGGAGTGAGTTTAGTCTCACGCCACCTAAAGATACGACCTTTGCAGTGTGCTTAATGGTCTTTCCTAAGATTATTTTTCAAGATACATCTGCATGGAAGGATTTTGGTCACCTTCCCTCATTGAAAATTGGGCCAAAcaaagaattttcaaaataatcCCTGCCTTCCATTTCTCCCCAACCATATACcacataagatttttttttttttgtatagcaATGATATATGCTATTGCAAATAAATGGAAACTGTTTTTCATGTATTTTTCAGATTTTGTTTTTGTGCTAAAGATGGAAGTTCTCAGACTAGATTCTGTAATGTTGCAGATATGCCTTCTTCTGGTGTTGGTCTGACCTCAGGTAATGAGATGCATAATTATATTGCTCAAAACAATGGTCACCAAATGCCAAACGACGCTAAAACACTCGGGTCTTCTTATGACCGCTACCTTCAGAATGCAGGGGTAATGTTGCAACCCATTTTATTTTACATCTAATGCGAGCACATATACTATCACTGGTTGTTTGCTGAAAACTATCATCCTGTTTAATTGTGATGCAGCTTAATTCAGGGGAAGCTAGTGCAATTGGTGGTGTTGGATTGGCAAGGGCTGTTGGTGGAATGCCAGGCCATTCTCTAGGCAATCCTTCTATCATGGGGCATCCTGGCGGTGGCCCTGATCTTGCACGAAATGGGCATAATGTCAATTTCGGTGGTCAGTTACCCATTGGTGCAGTTTCCAGACCCAGACCCGAGACAATACCGCTACCTCCAGATGCTTCATGTACTTTATACGTTGAAGGGCTCCCCTCTGACAGCACAAAAAGAGAAGTGGCTCgtatccttttttttttgttttttctttctaaGATACTGCTTATAAATTGTATTGTCATGCATTCACCTGTGTCTCATAGAGTTCGTtcatttttattcaattattcaTTTTCCTTAATGTCTTATTTAGACATTTTTCGCCCTTTTGTCGGGTATAGAGAAGTGAGACTTGTGAGCAAAGAATCCAAACATGTAAGTGCAGGGTTTGCAACAGTTGTttgcttcttttatttttcagattgtTTACATGATTGGTTGAAAGTTCCGTTGTGATTTTAATGCTGAAATGGTTGTTTATTGCAGCGCGGCGGAGAGCCTTTAATCCTTTGTTTTGTAGATTTTGCAAACCCGGCTTGTGCAGCCACTGCCTCGAATGCCTTGCAAGGTATCACTTTTTTTACCTGCtgatataaaaagaaattaatttcATGTTCTGGCTGTGCTAGTTGTTTAATTGGGAATCATCTTTGCATAAGTTAACTTGATCGAGATCGAGCATGTGAAAATTGAACTCTGCCCTTGTGTTTTGTTGCTGAATCATGATGTGGTTGTAATAAATTTCGAATGTTTATAGATCTTAGAATTGTGGTTGGGTCTAATTATGTACCtatattcttatgtttgctaACACTGGCCGGATTCCACAGGTTATAGAGTTGATGAACACAATCCAGATTCCAGTTACTTGCGGCTTCAGTTTGCTCGGTCTCCTGGCCCTAGAAGTGGGCCTGGACCTCGTGGTAAGAGGTGAACTGCGTCATCTAGGGCTTTTAGGTTATATGCGCGCATAGCCTAGACAGACTGAGACCAAACTACAATTGCATCTGTGCAAAACTAATATGGGCATTTATGAGATGGTCATAGCCATTTTACCTTGTTGTATAAATATTTCTAGTATAAAATCGATGTCATTTTTGCTTTTTGTTGCTTAAATAATCGGTATAATTGTATCAATTTTGTTTTATAGTTTACAATAATATGGTAAGAATTCATTCGATTTCGACTTCTGCCTAAAAGGTAAAACCACTATGAACGATGCCATTGTTCATAGCTAAAGCTCAGAATATGATGGCTGCTGAGAGAACTTGAGAAACAGATATTGTGTTTCATTTCAACAACCCTATGCTATTTTCAGTTGGAATATTTGCTCCACACTGATTAAAGACTGATATTTTAATCATCTATAATTTGTTATGCATGAacctataaaatattaaatattgctTTATTGACCTTAGGTTGATATCATTCATCTTCCAAAGAGAAAAAAATTGGTTATTTTCATCGGGAAATCAATCAAATCATAATCATAGAGCAAAAGGTTTTCATATGAACCGACAtgttgtttttaattattttttctttcaggtttatgtaaattgattttaaattgttttatagTAAATGTGTCATTAGTATTTTGACTATTATTATAgtacattttaaaattaaaattgttttttaatgcaaaaaaattatgttaatacgtttttatataatttttttatttctaaaagaattagttAAAAATATAAACTATTTTTCGTAAAATAAATGCTCTGCAATTGTTTTTGAGATGtcataataaaaaatttacatcTTGCAAGGTGGTTAGACAACCTGATAATTTTTAATTCCTTTAGCTGATTCTTACTTTTCAATCAAGATCTCTAATTTGTCTTGGTTAAATAGTTCATAAACTGTTGTTAAGCCATCGAGATAGTACCTCAACTGTTATTGTCTCCCTTACTTTTAAATCAAATGGAGGTCtaacttttttaattaatattaatttatggaTTAGTTAGTACTATACTGTTATAGATTAGAGACCTAATTAGAGAAAGAGTGATGATTTATGGATCAAATGGCATATTCTTAAAAGAAATTGGTGGGGGACATAGTCAAGAAAAATCATAAGTAATTAttgtaaagattgaacatcatgCACATGCACTGACATGTGAATTGGGACCATTTGGTATGAGTGATATTGTAGTAAAATGTATTCTCGTGTCTTCCATGCAAACTCCCccattatttgaatatttaaatattGACATCTTATTTTATCGATATTTAATTTTAGACAATTTTTCATTCCACCCGATGAGTCTCTTATGCACTATCAAATTGACCAAAATGTCCTTGTGCTTTTGTAGATGTATCTACAGAAGCGTTTTtctaattaattggaaaaatcaaaATGTTTATAGGTATATCTATATAACACtctaattaattggaaaaatcttaaattaagttacaaattaattgagaaaatttcaaattaattaattaagttcataAAATCTTCTGTAGCTACATCTACGAAAGGATTTGAAAAAGAGTGTTTCGTAGATGTATTTACGGAACATTcggattttttcaattaattgtgaaaatctcaaatttcactatgttttaacgcttccgtagatgcatctaaaaAAAATGGGGTGTTTCCGAATGTGCATCTACGAAGGCAGAGagcaaaaatgaaattttgtacGGTGTGTAAGAGATCTATAAGATGCGTTGAGATATTGTCTAA encodes:
- the LOC131643619 gene encoding RNA-binding protein 2-like; protein product: MADGFWNRQQPLLPSPGLLKRPRTEYDMPSSGVGLTSGNEMHNYIAQNNGHQMPNDAKTLGSSYDRYLQNAGLNSGEASAIGGVGLARAVGGMPGHSLGNPSIMGHPGGGPDLARNGHNVNFGGQLPIGAVSRPRPETIPLPPDASCTLYVEGLPSDSTKREVAHIFRPFVGYREVRLVSKESKHRGGEPLILCFVDFANPACAATASNALQGYRVDEHNPDSSYLRLQFARSPGPRSGPGPRGKR